One genomic window of Entelurus aequoreus isolate RoL-2023_Sb linkage group LG07, RoL_Eaeq_v1.1, whole genome shotgun sequence includes the following:
- the LOC133654390 gene encoding uncharacterized protein LOC133654390: MMKRKVGGRGATQEEHLACRQKKWRNTIWQRILHLPFRMLLHSSSERRPLLGFTALLTKSFTTTPPSFTPKKSIWTLQSLNSPPVWVTQALFTIDQGERELQNLMEQQQAGVDEMNQELDSSVINAEKEERRLLEKVERHHRKAQQLLSQVRRENTAAMRVVQSLVDQQLQKMARLKEQLKRWGSSAGGAEKLHQLQEGVEEVTKPWEICLTLKRVSYKPNSQSQILSLGEVEVHEQGMTYPIGVCGGQGQKCALHSGKPTFSNTNPLEIRTEPQVQRQSPEENTKTKCGNMPMVRKLHLSSCTEDEVECASPRSPLLRLCGETESCKEEEAESVCSETPREELFPAFPALSSQGESEDDGLDDKLCITKKRFKLKGKKKQKAHVLVSCEEHYFPQDKSDTRNDARSDDLLCQLGPGSLSTRRGSLSQQAPSLQNISNESSKDSESPVSPANSDDSCYIYPADDDRSLKQKCSLSSAKFSGKLCSISPANKSDCGAIRKVNRMRLASKHSSLEQSHRLSTEPEPDRKATRAGEQHSRSQTFVSHHFSLNCVSKSLSMAAIVGEDSQRYKNEKKEKDAASFRELVEERGSTLLDSAYLVKQFGKQGSGRTDFNLPSGLHATVNGQLFVVDCGNARIQVTDTQKNFVQQVSPSGTERSSRICNYFDVAVNSKGLIALTCAAERAVLVFSRHGRLLQTFGGIMSGTNNEELDAPRGVTLIRQDEFLVADIKRGTLTALKLDPKTGARLERTVVTGYHRPYMVAACLATGLMAVSERGNETGRVACIRVLEPGWTTIRILGVCSGLGPVLSCPWGLCIDSDGNVLVADWGKQNHRVLLYTSTGVGWPVVTEHLNNPRGLALLPDGHMVISDSMNHSIKIYRYKLN; the protein is encoded by the exons ATGATGAAGAGGAAGGTGGGAGGAAGAGGTGCAACACAAGAAGAGCACCTTGCATGCAG ACAGAAGAAGTGGAGAAATACTATTTGGCAAAGGATTTTACATCTACCATTCAGAATGTTGCTTCACTCCTCTTCAGAAAGAAGACCTCTTCTTGGGTTTACAGCCCTACTAACGAAAAGCTTTACCACAACACCTCCATCTTTTACCCCAAAGAAGTCCATATGGACTTTGCAGTCTCTTAATTCTCCACCTGTCTGGGTAACACAGGCCCTTTTCACTATAGACCAAGGAGAGAGAGAACTGCAAAACCTCATGGAGCAGCAGCAGGCTGGGGTGGATGAGATGAATCAGGAGTTGGACAGTTCAGTCATTAATGCAGAAAAGGAAGAGCGTCGCCTTCTTGAGAAAGTTGAGCGGCACCACAGAAAAGCCCAACAGCTCCTAAGCCAGGTGAGGAGGGAGAACACTGCTGCAATGAGAGTTGTTCAATCTCTCGTCGATCAACAACTTCAAAAAATGGCTCGACTGAAGGAGCAGCTAAAAAGATGGGGCAGCTCAGCTGGGGGTGCCGAGAAGCTCCATCAGCTACAAGAAGGGGTGGAGGAGGTCACGAAACCTTGGGAAATCTGTCTTACACTGAAAAGAGTCAGTTACAAACCAAACAGCCAGTCTCAAATTTTAAGCTTAGGTGAGGTAGAAGTTCATGAGCAAGGTATGACTTATCCCATTGGTGTCTGTGGTGGTCAAGGACAGAAGTGTGCACTGCACTCAGGAAAGCCAACGTTTTCAAACACCAACCCTTTGGAGATCCGTACAGAACCTCAAGTACAAAGGCAAAGTCCAGAGGAGAACACTAAGACAAAATGTGGGAACATGCCAATGGTACGGAAATTACATCTGTCAAGTTGTACAGAGGATGAAGTTGAGTGTGCATCACCAAGATCCCCCTTACTGAGACTTTGTGGAGAAACAGAGTCCTGTAAAGAAGAGGAAGCAGAGTCAGTATGCTCAGAAACCCCAAGAGAAGAATTATTCCCTGCTTTTCCAGCACTCTCTAGTCAAGGAGAATCTGAAGATGATGGATTGGATGACAAATTGTGCATAACTAAGAAGCGATTCAAACTTAAGggaaagaaaaaacaaaaggccCATGTTCTTGTGTCATGTGAGGAACACTATTTCCCTCAAGACAAAAGTGATACAAGAAATGATGCAAGGAGTGATGATTTGCTTTGCCAACTCGGTCCTGGATCCCTTTCCACTAGAAGAGGTTCCCTTTCTCAACAAGCCCCATCTCTGCAAAACATCTCAAATGAATCATCAAAGGACAGCGAAAGCCCAGTCTCCCCGGCAAACAGTGATGATTCATGTTACATATATCCTGCGGATGACGATAGATCCCTTAAGCAGAAGTGCTCACTGTCCTCAGCCAAGTTCTCTGGGAAGTTATGCTCTATCAGCCCTGCGAacaaaagtgactgtggagccaTCAGGAAAGTCAACAGAATGCGCCTGGCATCCAAACATTCATCTCTTGAACAAAGCCATAGACTTAGCACTGAGCCGGAACCAGACAGGAAGGCTACCAGAGCAGGTGAGCAACATTCAAGATCCCAAACCTTTGTTTCACATCACTTTAGTTTAAACTGTGTGAGCAAATCTCTGTCCATGGCAGCCATTGTAGGTGAGGATTCACAGCGATACAAAAATGAAAAGAAAGAGAAAGATGCTGCATCTTTTAGAGAGCTGGTTGAAGAAAGAGGTTCAACCTTGCTTGACTCAGCCTATCTGGTTAAACAGTTTGGAAAACAAGGATCAGGTCGTACTGATTTTAATTTGCCAAGCGGTCTACATGCAACTGTTAACGGGCAGCTGTTTGTGGTGGATTGTGGAAATGCACGTATACAGGTGACTGACACCCAGAAGAACTTTGTGCAGCAGGTTTCTCCTTCAGGAACAGAGAGATCGTCTCGTATTTGCAACTACTTTGACGTCGCTGTCAACTCAAAAGGCCTCATTGCCTTGACCTGCGCTGCCGAACGAGCTGTGTTGGTGTTTAGCCGCCACGGACGTCTGCTGCAAACATTTGGAGGCATAATGAGTGGTACCAACAATGAAGAGTTGGATGCTCCCAGGGGGGTGACTCTGATCCGTCAAGATGAGTTCTTGGTCGCTGACATAAAACGCGGTACTCTAACTGCACTGAAGCTGGACCCCAAAACCGGGGCCAGGTTAGAGCGCACTGTTGTGACTGGTTACCACCGGCCATATATGGTGGCAGCCTGTCTTGCAACTGGCCTCATGGCAGTGTCAGAAAGAGGCAATGAGACTGGCCGTGTGGCATGTATTCGAGTCCTGGAACCTGGATGGACCACAATCCGGATCCTCGGAGTCTGCTCTGGCCTTGGGCCTGTCCTTTCCTGCCCTTGGGGTCTTTGTATCGATAGCGACGGGAATGTTCTAGTGGCAGACTGGGGCAAACAGAACCACCGTGTTCTTCTATACACGTCTACGGGTGTCGGCTGGCCGGTGGTGACTGAACATCTGAACAACCCAAGAGGTCTAGCGCTGCTACCCGATGGCCACATGGTCATTTCGGACAGCATGAATCATTCCATCAAAATCTACCGCTACAAATTAAATTGA